The following coding sequences are from one Gemmatimonadales bacterium window:
- the purE gene encoding 5-(carboxyamino)imidazole ribonucleotide mutase, whose amino-acid sequence MTAPLVGVVMGSDSDWKVMQHAAARLLEFGVPYETQVVSAHRTPDLLFSYAAEAESRGLRCIIAGAGGAAHLPGMLAAKTTVPVLGVPIPSKHLKGLDSLLSIVQMPNGVPVATFAIGEAGAHNAALFAVGVLAAGDPALAQRLHSFREGLDAKVRALSLPDIS is encoded by the coding sequence ATGACGGCACCGCTCGTCGGAGTGGTGATGGGCAGCGATTCGGACTGGAAGGTGATGCAGCACGCGGCGGCACGGTTGCTTGAGTTCGGCGTTCCCTACGAGACGCAGGTCGTCTCGGCGCACCGGACCCCCGACCTCCTCTTCTCGTACGCTGCAGAGGCAGAATCGCGCGGCCTGCGCTGCATCATCGCCGGCGCAGGTGGCGCGGCGCACCTCCCCGGAATGCTCGCCGCCAAGACGACCGTTCCGGTCCTCGGCGTGCCGATCCCCAGCAAGCATCTCAAGGGACTCGACTCGCTCCTCTCCATCGTGCAGATGCCGAACGGCGTCCCGGTGGCGACCTTCGCGATCGGCGAGGCCGGCGCTCACAACGCGGCGCTCTTCGCCGTCGGCGTCCTCGCAGCCGGCGATCCGGCACTTGCCCAGCGGCTCCACTCCTTCCGCGAAGGCCTCGACGCAAAGGTTCGCGCCCTGTCGCTCCCCGACATTTCGTGA
- a CDS encoding 5-(carboxyamino)imidazole ribonucleotide synthase — protein MIRPGATLGVLGGGQLGRMFTAEAQRMGFKVMTLDPDPDAPAGQIADFHLCRKWTDGDALDELARTCAAITTEFENVPADVLRALSAHRPVHPSGDAVAVTQDRIREKSFLNRHGIATVAWAEINGPDDFDRAWNAIGSGVGVLKTCQLGYDGKGQVVVTSREPLADAHKAVGNGASILEQRVALEREVSIMVARGTDGAIASWPLAENVHRNGILHSSVVRARVPDALAESARAIAAKVVTALEYVGVMGVEFFVVDGRLLVNELAPRPHNSGHWTLDASVTSQFEQQARALAGLPLGDTSAISPVAMINILGDLWSNGEPPWDKALAMPGVRLHLYGKKAPRPGRKMGHLTVIANTPDDALAIGLAAWRALGGAA, from the coding sequence GTGATCCGCCCCGGCGCGACGCTCGGCGTGCTCGGCGGCGGGCAACTCGGCCGGATGTTCACCGCCGAGGCGCAACGGATGGGATTCAAGGTGATGACCCTCGATCCCGATCCCGACGCTCCCGCAGGCCAGATCGCCGACTTCCACCTCTGTCGCAAATGGACCGACGGCGATGCGCTCGACGAACTGGCACGCACCTGTGCCGCGATCACCACCGAATTCGAGAACGTTCCCGCTGATGTATTGCGCGCACTCTCGGCGCATCGGCCAGTGCACCCGAGTGGCGATGCAGTCGCGGTGACGCAGGACCGGATCCGCGAGAAGTCGTTTCTCAATCGCCATGGAATTGCTACGGTCGCATGGGCCGAGATCAACGGACCGGATGACTTTGACCGCGCGTGGAATGCGATTGGCAGCGGCGTCGGAGTCCTCAAGACCTGCCAGCTGGGCTACGACGGCAAGGGCCAGGTCGTCGTCACGTCGCGCGAACCACTCGCCGACGCGCACAAGGCTGTCGGCAACGGCGCGAGCATCCTTGAACAGCGTGTCGCGCTCGAGCGCGAAGTGTCGATCATGGTTGCACGCGGTACCGATGGCGCGATCGCGAGCTGGCCCCTCGCCGAGAATGTGCATCGCAACGGGATACTCCATTCGAGCGTGGTGCGGGCCCGCGTACCGGATGCGCTCGCCGAATCGGCGCGGGCGATCGCCGCCAAGGTCGTGACGGCGCTCGAGTATGTGGGAGTGATGGGTGTCGAGTTCTTCGTGGTCGATGGCCGGCTATTGGTCAACGAACTCGCGCCGCGCCCGCACAACAGCGGACACTGGACCCTCGACGCGTCGGTGACGTCACAGTTCGAGCAGCAGGCGCGTGCCCTCGCCGGCCTCCCCCTCGGCGACACGTCGGCGATTTCGCCGGTCGCAATGATCAACATCCTCGGCGATCTCTGGAGCAACGGCGAACCGCCGTGGGACAAAGCGCTCGCGATGCCGGGAGTGCGGCTCCATCTCTACGGCAAGAAAGCACCGCGCCCAGGACGCAAGATGGGGCACCTCACCGTGATCGCGAATACTCCCGATGACGCGTTGGCTATCGGGCTTGCGGCGTGGCGCGCCCTGGGTGGCGCGGCGTAG
- a CDS encoding S9 family peptidase, with translation MPTPPRAPRHPASTTRHGETFTDDFAWLRDKDDPATIAYLEAENAYANEVLAPTDSLQETLYREMLGRIKETDLSVPVRRDGYWYYTRTEEGKQYGIQCRRRESMDSGAEEIVLDLNLLAAGKPFMALGDYVVSDDARFLAYSTDETGFRQYTLEVKDLATGDLLGLRRERVTSIAWTTNGRELFYTVEDEVTKRSHQLWRHRFGEPADTLIYQEDDEAFGVHVGRTRSRAWLVLHCGSHTTSETRVLPAAGGAASWQTLLPREAEIEYDIDHFIWPSNPEPYRDVFVIRINDTGRNFRLVTAPVGDVRRERFREILAHRDTVMIEGHDCFARHLVVSEREDGVPQIAVARVDAPGWRRMTFPEPAYEAYLHSNPEWDVDRIRIGYQSLVTPSSVFDCDLDSDDRTLLKQQEVVGGYDSSAYVSERIHATAADGTSIPVSIVRRRDTGHLAPCLLHGYGSYGYSYPVAFSSNRLSLLDRGMVVAIAHIRGGGELGKKWHDAGRMEEKMNTFTDFIEAAESLIERGIVARDALVIEGGSAGGLLMGAVTNLRPDLFRAVVSQVPFVDVINTMSDPSLPLTVGEYEEWGNPAIAEQFGWMRAYDPYLNLRKARYPAILVRTSLNDSQVMYWEPAKYVAKLREFKEGSTPLLLLTNMGAGHGGASGRYDRLREIATDYAFILTEATTPTAAPTT, from the coding sequence ATGCCGACTCCACCCCGCGCTCCACGCCATCCTGCATCCACCACTCGCCACGGCGAGACCTTCACCGACGACTTCGCCTGGCTCCGCGACAAGGACGATCCGGCGACGATTGCCTACCTCGAAGCCGAGAACGCGTACGCCAACGAGGTGCTCGCTCCGACAGATTCGCTCCAGGAGACCCTCTATCGCGAGATGCTCGGCCGGATCAAGGAGACCGACCTCTCGGTCCCCGTCCGCCGCGATGGTTACTGGTACTACACGCGGACCGAGGAAGGGAAGCAGTACGGGATCCAGTGCCGGCGGCGTGAGTCGATGGACAGCGGCGCCGAAGAGATCGTCCTGGACCTGAATCTCCTCGCAGCCGGGAAGCCGTTCATGGCGCTGGGCGATTACGTCGTGAGCGATGATGCGCGATTCCTTGCCTATTCCACCGACGAGACCGGCTTTCGGCAGTACACCCTCGAGGTCAAGGACCTCGCAACCGGCGACCTCCTCGGCCTGCGCCGGGAACGGGTGACCTCGATCGCGTGGACCACCAACGGCCGCGAACTCTTCTACACCGTTGAAGACGAAGTGACCAAGCGGTCACACCAGCTCTGGCGCCATCGTTTTGGCGAGCCGGCTGACACGCTGATCTACCAGGAGGATGACGAGGCGTTCGGCGTTCACGTCGGGCGCACGAGGAGCCGCGCGTGGCTCGTCCTGCATTGCGGCAGCCACACCACCAGCGAGACACGCGTGTTGCCGGCGGCCGGCGGCGCGGCTTCGTGGCAAACGTTGCTCCCGCGCGAGGCGGAGATCGAATACGACATCGATCATTTCATCTGGCCGTCGAATCCGGAGCCGTACCGCGATGTGTTTGTTATCCGGATCAACGACACCGGCCGCAACTTCCGGCTGGTGACGGCACCCGTTGGCGATGTGCGACGGGAACGGTTCCGCGAAATCCTTGCGCACCGCGACACGGTGATGATCGAAGGACACGACTGCTTTGCGCGGCACCTCGTGGTGAGTGAACGGGAGGACGGCGTTCCGCAGATCGCGGTGGCGAGGGTCGATGCGCCAGGATGGCGCCGGATGACGTTTCCGGAACCGGCATACGAGGCATACCTCCACTCCAATCCCGAGTGGGACGTCGACCGGATCCGCATCGGCTATCAGTCGCTCGTCACGCCGTCGTCGGTCTTCGACTGCGATCTCGACAGTGACGACCGGACCCTCCTCAAGCAGCAGGAAGTGGTCGGCGGATACGATTCCTCCGCATACGTCTCCGAGCGGATCCACGCCACCGCTGCCGACGGTACGTCGATTCCGGTGTCGATCGTGCGCCGCCGCGACACCGGCCATCTCGCGCCGTGCCTGCTACACGGCTACGGATCGTACGGGTACTCCTATCCAGTGGCGTTTTCGTCGAATCGGCTCTCGCTGCTCGATCGCGGGATGGTGGTCGCGATCGCCCACATCCGCGGCGGCGGCGAACTGGGGAAGAAGTGGCACGATGCCGGCCGGATGGAAGAGAAGATGAACACCTTCACCGACTTCATCGAGGCGGCGGAGTCGTTGATCGAGCGTGGCATCGTCGCGCGCGATGCATTGGTGATCGAAGGGGGGAGTGCCGGCGGGCTCCTGATGGGGGCGGTGACGAATCTTCGTCCCGACCTCTTCCGCGCCGTGGTGAGCCAGGTGCCGTTCGTCGACGTGATCAACACGATGTCGGATCCGTCGCTGCCGCTCACCGTCGGCGAGTATGAGGAGTGGGGCAATCCGGCGATCGCCGAGCAGTTCGGCTGGATGCGCGCGTACGATCCGTATCTCAACCTGCGCAAGGCGCGGTATCCGGCGATCCTGGTGCGGACGTCGCTCAACGATTCGCAAGTGATGTACTGGGAGCCGGCGAAGTACGTGGCAAAGCTGCGGGAGTTCAAGGAGGGATCGACGCCGCTGCTCCTGCTGACCAACATGGGCGCGGGGCACGGCGGAGCATCGGGGCGATACGACCGGCTGCGGGAGATTGCGACCGACTACGCGTTCATCCTCACCGAGGCTACAACGCCGACAGCGGCACCGACCACCTGA